The following proteins are co-located in the Maridesulfovibrio sp. genome:
- a CDS encoding cyclic nucleotide-binding domain-containing protein, giving the protein MAAETSEYQEHLEIMREIPYFSGLDLEAQKLIAYLCVREKFSAGDDVFVSGDFDQSAYYLISGSMEAYLNAGTTKIQSFKEGDFVGALSLIGDSKRLFTLKATSDCVCIRLTSEKFKKAQEQYPVISNKFLKATVDMISNWEERFIANYNAGCSGCTTGIGLTLI; this is encoded by the coding sequence ATGGCAGCAGAAACAAGCGAATACCAAGAGCATTTGGAAATAATGAGGGAGATTCCTTACTTCTCCGGTCTTGACCTTGAAGCACAGAAACTGATCGCATACCTTTGCGTGCGCGAAAAGTTTTCCGCAGGTGACGATGTCTTTGTCAGCGGAGACTTTGACCAATCCGCGTATTACCTGATCAGCGGCTCCATGGAAGCCTATCTGAATGCAGGCACTACCAAGATCCAATCTTTCAAGGAAGGGGATTTTGTCGGAGCGCTCTCGCTTATTGGCGACTCCAAACGGCTATTCACCCTTAAGGCAACATCAGACTGCGTATGCATTCGACTGACCAGTGAAAAATTCAAGAAGGCCCAAGAACAATATCCGGTTATCAGCAACAAGTTCTTGAAAGCCACAGTTGACATGATAAGCAACTGGGAAGAAAGATTTATAGCAAATTACAACGCAGGATGTTCCGGTTGCACTACTGGGATAGGATTGACTCTCATATAG
- the mntA gene encoding type VII toxin-antitoxin system MntA family adenylyltransferase antitoxin, which translates to MGPFLFWLIGPIVLDFTLENHNAGWYIKFMMRMGIKKTSKLAALLEKQDDLEVGILFGSTVTGSNRPDSDIDVAVLGSSLLSYERRMQLRALISIEMGREVDLIDLMNCHGLLLQQILTTGKPLFGQDSLLLAQTANRMLVEQADYEPLRNRLVLANLKRGFSESKSY; encoded by the coding sequence GTGGGGCCTTTTCTCTTTTGGTTAATAGGGCCAATTGTATTAGATTTTACGCTGGAAAATCATAATGCTGGCTGGTATATTAAATTTATGATGCGTATGGGTATAAAAAAAACATCAAAACTTGCTGCTTTGCTGGAAAAGCAAGACGATCTCGAAGTCGGAATTCTTTTTGGCTCGACTGTGACTGGTAGCAACAGACCTGACAGTGATATAGATGTTGCTGTTTTAGGTTCATCCCTTCTTTCTTATGAGAGAAGAATGCAGCTTCGCGCACTTATTAGTATTGAAATGGGGCGTGAGGTAGATCTTATCGATCTTATGAATTGCCATGGATTGCTCCTTCAACAAATATTAACCACAGGTAAGCCTTTATTTGGACAAGATTCTCTTCTTCTTGCTCAAACCGCAAATCGCATGCTTGTAGAACAAGCCGATTATGAACCCTTACGAAATCGTTTAGTGCTAGCCAACTTAAAGAGAGGGTTCAGTGAATCGAAAAGTTATTGA
- the hepT gene encoding type VII toxin-antitoxin system HepT family RNase toxin, with amino-acid sequence MNRKVIETKLVSLQRCLERIKQKTPSQVEVLASDYDLQDIVVLNLQRAVQISVDIATHILSAKFKIPSSMAESFIYLGQEGILDKNLAERLARSVGLRNIAVHEYMNLDWVIVHAVSVNNLIDFARFGDAVLRWLDSNQQ; translated from the coding sequence GTGAATCGAAAAGTTATTGAGACGAAGCTTGTTTCCTTACAGCGATGTCTTGAAAGGATTAAGCAGAAGACTCCTAGCCAAGTGGAAGTGCTAGCTTCAGATTATGACTTACAGGATATTGTTGTTCTGAACTTACAACGTGCTGTTCAAATAAGTGTTGATATTGCAACTCATATTTTAAGTGCAAAATTCAAAATTCCCTCATCTATGGCCGAAAGTTTTATTTATCTTGGTCAGGAAGGGATACTGGATAAAAACTTAGCTGAACGGTTAGCGCGAAGCGTTGGGTTGCGTAATATTGCAGTGCATGAATATATGAACTTGGATTGGGTAATTGTCCACGCAGTTAGTGTCAATAATTTAATTGATTTTGCACGTTTTGGAGACGCAGTTTTGCGATGGTTGGATTCAAATCAGCAGTAG